In the Spirochaetaceae bacterium genome, CATCATCAAGATAAGCCGGAGGATAAAGATAACCAGCCGGCCGAACCGGTTAATGATGACGATGAAGATTGGCTTAATATGGATTATTTAACTGGGGCTTTTAAACAGATGTTAGACGGCGAAGAACCTCCGGCCGGCTTTAGAGAGAAAGTAGCTAAAAGGATAGAAGCGGCCGAATTAAAAAGTAATAATTAAGAATTAAAAACTTTTACTTTCCAGTTATTAATTGTTAATTATTAATATTCGTCTTCATTTAAATTGTAGGTAAAATTTTTATAATAATCGGCAAGCAGCCGGTGTAATAAGCGGCGGCTTCTAAAGCGGGCAGGCTGCTCGGCATCGTAGTAGCATATCGGGTAAAGTTTAGCTAAAAGGTGGTTAAAGGCGGCCTCGTTAAAAGGTTCTTTCTTTTTAACGGCCAATAACCATGGGTATTCAGTCAAATCGGCCTCTTCATTTTGGCCCAGCAATTCTTCCTCTAGGGTTTCGCCTTCGCGCAGCCCAATGTATTTAATAGCTATATCGCCGTTATCTACATTTAGGCCGTAAATTAAGGCTACTTTTTTGGCTAATTCGCTTATGCTGATGGCCTCGCCCATATCTAACAAAAAAAGGGCGGCAGGGTTTTTGACATTGGGGCTTAGCAAAATTAAACTTACGGCCTCCGGGATAGTCATAAAGTAGCGTTTAACTTTGGGGTGAGTAACGGTAAGGGGGCCGCCTTGTTTAATTTGCTCTTCAAAAAGGGGGATAATCGAGCCCCTGCTGCCCAGTACATTACCAAACCTAACAATAAAAAAGTTATGGCCGGCAGCGTTGGCGCTTAAGATAAGCTCTTCGCCTAAAGCTTTACTGGCTCCGTAGGTGTTAGTTGGCTCGACGGCTTTATCGGTAGAGATAAAAACAAGCCGGGCCGTACCGGCCTGCTTAGCGGCTTCTACGATATTGACTAAACCAAATAAATTATTTTTAATGGCTTCTACCGGGTTTTGTTCCATTAATGGTACATGTTTGTGGGCGGCGCAATGAAAAATAATATCGACATTAAGCCTAGCGATTAAAGATACGATATAATGCTTATCTTGCATATCGCCAATCACCGGCACAAGACTGGCCCCGTTGCCAATACCGGCCTGCTGCAATTTTTTTAGCTGCCGCTCGATTTGGTAAATAGAGTTTTCGCCGTGTCCAAATAGGTAAAGCCTTGCGCAGCCGGCAATAAGCAACTGCCGTGCCAGCTCGCTGCCGATACTACCGCCGGCGCCGGTAATTAACACGCGTTTACCTTTAATGTAAGGTAAAGTTTTTTCGGGGCTAAGTAAAATGGGGTCGCGCCCTAAAAGGTCGGCGGCTTCGATGTTACGTGTCATTAAGATACTGCCTTGCGGAGCCACCAGCTGCGAAAGACGCGGCAGCAGGGTAATATCTTTAAAGCCGGCCATGCGTGCCCAGTTAAAGATGGTATTAAGTTGCCCGCTGTTTAAACTGGGTATAGCAATTAAAATGGCGGCCTCTTTATTTAAAGCCGGTAATACTTGAGCTATCGGCCCTAAGACGGGGGCATTATGTAAGCTTTGCCCTATTTTGGCGCTGTCGTCATCTAAAAAAGCTAAGATAGCGCCGGCGTTTTGAGTAATTATATCGCCAGCAATAGCACGGCCGGCAAACCCGGCGCCAATAATGTAATAGTTTTTTTTTAACATAGTTCTTTATAAATTAAAAAATAGTAATTAAGAATTAAAAATTAAGTACGAGCCAATTCTTAATTAAATCGTAGGTTAAAATAACTGCCTACCACTCGTGCTCTAATATCGCGCCGAGCTACCGGGCCAAAGGTGCGGCTGTCGTTGACTAAAGTACGGTTATCGCCCAGTAAAAAATACTCGTCATCGGCTAAGGTAATGGCCTGAAAGCTAGATGATAACGGTAAAAATTGTTCCCAATTAGCCACATTGGCTCCTCTTAAAGTTTCGTAGCTGGTGTATGAGAGCTCAAATTCGTTAATAAAATAATTTTGTCCGCGGGGCCTTACAAAAACAACGTAATCTTGCATATAAAGGGTATCGCCGGGCAGGGCTATCACTCGTTTAATAACTAATTCGGGTAAACCTAATTGCCGCTCGGGGATAACCATTTCGCTAAAATTTAAGCTGCTAAAACGGATAACCGGCCTAAAAAGTTCGTTTAAAAAGTTGGAGCGCGGGTGGCCCGGCAAAATACTTAGCACTACTTCGCCACGCTGCGGAGTGGCTGTGGTAGGAAAACGGTGGCCGGCAAAGATAGTTGGCCCGTAGCCAAAAGGCGAGGCAATTATGCGGCTACTGGAGCTATATAGCGGCAGCATACCGTTATTACGCACGGTATAACTGCGTAAAAAAACATTACTTACGATGTGGTAACTTAAAAATAACAGCACAAAAAAAATGACGTAACGTTTGCGCCGGTTAAAATTTTGTACTTTATTTTGGTAAGATTGCCTTTGGGTTAAACGTTGCTTGGCCATTTTAACGGATTATCCCAAAGGTAAGCGGGTTACTTTGCCACCATTCGTTAAGCCAGCCGGTGCGCCAAAACCTAATTAATGTTTTACCCAGCACCGAATTTTGGCTGATAACTCCCCAGCTGCGGCCGTCAAGGCTATCATCACGGTTATCACCTAACGGTAAAATATACCCATCGGGCACGTAAATGCCCAAATATTGCCGGTAAAAATTGGCCCGCTCGTGGCTAAGCCACGGGTAAAATTGATAAAGTAACTGCTGCTGCTCTAAAATGGCCGACATATATCTTATCCTATCTAAATGCAGGTTATTACTAGGAAACGGTTCGCCTGCTTCTAAATGCGCCAAATGGCTGGGTAAAGCGATATTTTGACTACGGTAGGTATAAGCTATAATTAAGTTACGGCTAAGTTCGTAATCGCTCTCCGGTAATAAGCGGCGGGGGCTGTAATTTAATCTTTTTAAATGGATAAAGTCGTGTTCGCTGATGAAACGGCTTTCGCCGCGCGGTTTAATATAAGCATTGCCGTTGCGGAAAATAATTTGGTCGCCGTCACTGCCAATGGTGCGTTTAATAAGCAGCTGTATTTCGGGGTTAATATCTACCCGCGAAAGGGTAAGCATATAGATAAGCCGCTGGGCAATTTTGGCCGCCGTGCCCGCCGAGTATTGCTGCGGGCTCTCGAAGATAACAATATCGCTGCGCTCCGGCCTAAAAGGCGAAGGTAATTTGCCAATCTCCGGTAAAATTTCGGGGCCGTAAACAAGCTTGTTGACAAAAATATAGTCGCCCACCAACAGGCTGGGTATCATCGAGCCCGAAGGAATAACATAAGCTTGGATTAAAAATTGATTAATAATAAAAACCCAAGCAATAGCCCATAATAAAGTTAGGGCAAAATCTTTAAGCTTTTTTAAAAAGGCTTTAAAAAATAAAGGCGGGCTAGTGGTGAGCAGCTTAGCGGCATCATTTATACGGGCCGTTACTCCTTTTAAAAAAGGTAAATCGCGGTATTTGGTATCTTTTTTTTGTTGCTGGAGATATTTTTTACGGGCTCGCCGGGTTAAATACCACTCGGTAGCGGTAACTAAAAATACAGCTAACTTACTAACCTTTGTTTTACTTTTCATAGATTTATTAATAACATATTTAGTCATTTTTGTAAAGAGGTGGGTAGGGTAGCTTGCGCCTTTAGGTGGAGGTGTTTTATTGATGGTTATATTTTGAATCGGTTTGAGAAACCCTTGCTAACTCGAGGTCTTCATAAAATTTAAGCAGCGTTTTAGCATTTAAACGCTCTTTCTTCAAAATGCCCTTAAAAACCACTATGTGAAAGAGGTTGCCTTCGGCATCGCCCCATTTTAGCTGATAACTCGAGGACAAAACCGTAGGAATGGCGTAAATATTAGCATGAGAGCGATAATGCACATCGGTGATAGACCACCGAGCCGCGCTGCTATGGCTAAACTTGAGGCCGCGCATATCTCTGTAGTAAATAATTTTTTCGTTACCATTAATATTTAAATGAATAGCTTGTTCTTTAAGGGTAATTTGCCATTGTTGGCAAATAAATTTACTAACGCCAATCTCTGTTAAAATAATAGCGGCTATCACCAAAGGCCAAATAGCCCAGCCGGCCAACGGGCTAACAAACACTAAAATAAGTATGCCCAGTCCAAACAATCCTGCCGGGGCGATGAACTTAAGTAATGGGTAACGGTAATTTTTAATGGTGTATTGCTGCATATTAACACTTCTTCATTAGTAAAAAGTACTTTTGTTAGTTTTTATGATAACGTTATTGTAATCATGATGAATTAAATAATCCTTTAATTCATAGCTATTGTTAAATTTTGGCGAAAGATGAATATATTTTAAATTATCTTTAATTGCCTGATGTTCGCTAACTTCAATGTAAAGAAAAGGAAGTTTATCTTCATAATTTAATAGTTCTTCATTATCAATTTTAGGATTAATTTTATCCTTATCCTTATCCTTATCCTTATCCTTATCCTTATTTATATCTAAAATTTTAACTAACCGGCATTCCTCTTCGTTACTAAAAGAGGAATCTTTAATATAATAGGCTATGTATTTAAGGATAATGTTCGCTGTTTTACGTTCTTCGTCTTCGTGTAATTTTTGAGTTATTCTATTTATTTCTATTAAAGTATCTTCAACGATTTGAGCTTTCTCTTCTATAAGAGTACGGTAAGCTTGGTAAATTTGTGTAAACTCTTTTTTGTGTTCTTCTTTTAAGCCACAATATTTTTTGTAATATTTTAAATAGCTATGTTTATCTACCATGCCTAAGCTAATGACAGCCTCTTTTTCTTTATCAAAGTAAATACAACGCATAAGGGGCATATCTATGGCGTTATTTTTATCTACAGCCAACTCTTCCGTATTTATTTTCATCTTTTCACTAGGCAAAGTAGAACTAGGATTAAAAAGATTCCGATTAAAGACCAATCCTACACCGGTGGCTTCTTCACCTTTATCTTTTGCATAAAGCCTAAATTGATTTAAATCGTCATTCTTAAAGCTAAAAGATCTTATGAAGGCGAGTTTTGTGCTTTTTTCTTCTATAAGATTACAGTAACTAAATAAAATTTTACCTTCAGCACTGTCATTCATCTGCGAGGCCACATTTAGCCTAATACACGTTTTATTAAAGAGAATGTTACGTGCAGTAGCAGCACTGGTATATTGGCTTATAAAATAATTCTGCGTGTTACCGTCCCTGTCAATAAGATTTTCTTCGTCTTCTACAGTAATTAAAGCGGCTATATTCAATACCAATTCAGCTAGCTTAAATATATTTTTATTATTATCATTGCTTAACTTTTCCGCTTCTTCTTGGCTCAAGCCAAATTTTAAAAATTTATCTGGGGTCATTTATTTTTGCCCCCTAATAACAGAGCGGCAAGAGCACCTATAGCTAAAGCGCCTATAGCCACAGCGCCTACAATAGCAGCTGTATCACTATTTTCACCATTATCATATTTAGCTGGTGGGCTCGATTTATATTTTCTAGCAGCAACGGTTTCTAATTGTATATAAAGGCCAGAAAGCTCATGGTCGTTTTCTATACTCTTTTGAACAGTTAGAGCATAATTTCTAGCAATACTAAATAGTTTTTGAGCCTCATCTTCTTTCAAAAGTGCTTTGTAAGCATCTACCCCATTTTGAAAAATTAGAAGATACAATTTTATAATACGTCGTTCTTGAGTTTCTCTCTTCAAAGTAATATCAGGAAGAGGATTATATTCTTTTAAGCATTTTTGAACTATATCAGCTGCTTGTTGATACTTTTCTACATTTTTTTGGCGTTTACCTTCGTTAAAGGCATCTGCGCTATCATTAACGTAATCTACTAAAATCGTATATAAATCTGTCATAATAAGCAACCTCCTTGAGCAAGGAATAGTCGTTAAGGTTATTCCTTGTTGTGAATTTAATAAAAATTTAATATTTTGGCTACTCTCTCATACCCCAGCGTATACAAAAAGCTAATTAAACGCGGCCCTTTTTCTTTGCCCAGCAAAATTTTATAACACAAAGTGAAGATAACGCCGCTTTCTATGTTAAGCTGCTTACAAAGGTCGTAGAGCTTTTCGGCAAAGCTGTTTTCATCAAGCTGCTTCATTAAAGGAAGTAAGTTTTTTAACTGGTCAACAATAGTTAACTCATCGGCAATTAAAGGTAAAGCCGGTTGGTCATCACGCACTTTAAACCTAAAATCTTCCGGTGCATGGTCGCTTATCCAGTTCCATGCACACTTTGCCCGCTGAACCAGCCTTTCTTGCTGCTCCACTTGCACATCGGGCAGGCCGTTAAGAGTAACCTCAATGTTGCCGTCATTAATTTGTAGCAGGTTACATAAGTGCCGTATCGGTATTTGGTACGGCATAACAGCGGGCGCTGCGTCCACTTGGCTAAGCTCGTAGGTGCGGGCGGCATTTAACCATTTTTTGTACTTTTTTTCATCGGTTTTGTCAGGTTTGTCAAAATAAGTACGCTCCAGCTTGTCGTAATCTTCGTATATTTTCAGCACATCAAGGTCGAAGCTAATGGCAAATTCGCTGTTAGGCCGGGTGCCGGCAAATAAAAAGCGTACTACTTCGGGTTGGTAGATGGTTAAACAGTCGCCTAAATCGACTACCTCACCCGATGAGCTGGAGATTTTCCCTGCTCCGCCTTTAATGCGTAAAAAATCGTACTGAAACGTAGCCGGCGGTTCGTGGTTATAAATTTCGCGCACCGTTTTTTTGGCGGTGCTAAAACTGCCGCCTTCGCTGTGGTGGTCTTTGCCGGCCGGTTCAAAATCGGTGCCTTCGTAAGCCCAGCGCATGGGCCAATCCACACGCCACGGCAATTTGGCGGCGCCGGTCTTACGTAAATCGAGGGTGGTGTGGTGGCCGCAGCTTTCACAGTTGTACTCTACGCCATAATCATCATCGTAACTTAAAATATTGGTGGTATCTTTTTGGCAATTTTCACAAAAGATACTTAAGGGATACCAACCCGTTTCCAGTGGCTCCTTACGGTATTCGTCAAGCTCGGCCCTAATCAGCTCACGTTTTTGCAAAGCTATCTTCATTTGCTCGGCGTACAGGCCGGAACGGTAGCGTTTGCTTTGG is a window encoding:
- a CDS encoding SDR family NAD(P)-dependent oxidoreductase; protein product: MLKKNYYIIGAGFAGRAIAGDIITQNAGAILAFLDDDSAKIGQSLHNAPVLGPIAQVLPALNKEAAILIAIPSLNSGQLNTIFNWARMAGFKDITLLPRLSQLVAPQGSILMTRNIEAADLLGRDPILLSPEKTLPYIKGKRVLITGAGGSIGSELARQLLIAGCARLYLFGHGENSIYQIERQLKKLQQAGIGNGASLVPVIGDMQDKHYIVSLIARLNVDIIFHCAAHKHVPLMEQNPVEAIKNNLFGLVNIVEAAKQAGTARLVFISTDKAVEPTNTYGASKALGEELILSANAAGHNFFIVRFGNVLGSRGSIIPLFEEQIKQGGPLTVTHPKVKRYFMTIPEAVSLILLSPNVKNPAALFLLDMGEAISISELAKKVALIYGLNVDNGDIAIKYIGLREGETLEEELLGQNEEADLTEYPWLLAVKKKEPFNEAAFNHLLAKLYPICYYDAEQPARFRSRRLLHRLLADYYKNFTYNLNEDEY
- the lepB gene encoding signal peptidase I; its protein translation is MAKQRLTQRQSYQNKVQNFNRRKRYVIFFVLLFLSYHIVSNVFLRSYTVRNNGMLPLYSSSSRIIASPFGYGPTIFAGHRFPTTATPQRGEVVLSILPGHPRSNFLNELFRPVIRFSSLNFSEMVIPERQLGLPELVIKRVIALPGDTLYMQDYVVFVRPRGQNYFINEFELSYTSYETLRGANVANWEQFLPLSSSFQAITLADDEYFLLGDNRTLVNDSRTFGPVARRDIRARVVGSYFNLRFN
- the lepB gene encoding signal peptidase I — its product is MKSKTKVSKLAVFLVTATEWYLTRRARKKYLQQQKKDTKYRDLPFLKGVTARINDAAKLLTTSPPLFFKAFLKKLKDFALTLLWAIAWVFIINQFLIQAYVIPSGSMIPSLLVGDYIFVNKLVYGPEILPEIGKLPSPFRPERSDIVIFESPQQYSAGTAAKIAQRLIYMLTLSRVDINPEIQLLIKRTIGSDGDQIIFRNGNAYIKPRGESRFISEHDFIHLKRLNYSPRRLLPESDYELSRNLIIAYTYRSQNIALPSHLAHLEAGEPFPSNNLHLDRIRYMSAILEQQQLLYQFYPWLSHERANFYRQYLGIYVPDGYILPLGDNRDDSLDGRSWGVISQNSVLGKTLIRFWRTGWLNEWWQSNPLTFGIIR
- the lysS gene encoding lysine--tRNA ligase, encoding MERLTHEEIALAGHWADIWAAKVVREKGEKPQYTCASGITPSGTVHIGNFREIISVDLVVRGLRALGKKVRFIYSWDDYDVFRKVPKNMPNPELLHNYLRHSIDAVPDTTGGYASYAAYNEATVEKTLPLVGINPEYLYQSKRYRSGLYAEQMKIALQKRELIRAELDEYRKEPLETGWYPLSIFCENCQKDTTNILSYDDDYGVEYNCESCGHHTTLDLRKTGAAKLPWRVDWPMRWAYEGTDFEPAGKDHHSEGGSFSTAKKTVREIYNHEPPATFQYDFLRIKGGAGKISSSSGEVVDLGDCLTIYQPEVVRFLFAGTRPNSEFAISFDLDVLKIYEDYDKLERTYFDKPDKTDEKKYKKWLNAARTYELSQVDAAPAVMPYQIPIRHLCNLLQINDGNIEVTLNGLPDVQVEQQERLVQRAKCAWNWISDHAPEDFRFKVRDDQPALPLIADELTIVDQLKNLLPLMKQLDENSFAEKLYDLCKQLNIESGVIFTLCYKILLGKEKGPRLISFLYTLGYERVAKILNFY